A window of the Equus przewalskii isolate Varuska chromosome 10, EquPr2, whole genome shotgun sequence genome harbors these coding sequences:
- the DUS1L gene encoding tRNA-dihydrouridine(16/17) synthase [NAD(P)(+)]-like has product MPKLQGFEFWSRTLGGARHVVAPMVDQSELAWRLLSRRHGAQLCYTPMLHAQVFVRDANYRKENLYCEVCPEDRPLIVQFCANDPEVFVQAALLAQDYCDAIDLNLGCPQMIAKRGHYGAFLQEEWDLLQRMILLAHEKLSVPVTCKIRVFPEIDKTVRYAQMLEKAGCQLLTVHGRTKEQKGPLSGTASWEHIKAVRKAVAIPVFANGNIQCLRDVERCIQDTGVQGVMSAEGNLHNPALFEGRSPAVWELAEEYLDIVRQHPCPLSYVRAHLFKLWHHTLQVHQQLREELAKVKTLEGIAAVSQELKLRCQEDISRQKEGEKPLGGLPFFHWICQPYFRPGPREGSKENGGARSKRALEEEEGSTDVLSKNKQKKQLRNPHKTFDPSLKPKYAKCDQCGNPKGNRCVFNLCRGCCKKRAFKETADCPGHGLLFKTKFEKSLAWKGAQPRLQEPQQAGPGEPGSFPEVMGSALA; this is encoded by the exons ATGCCAAAGCTGCAGGGTTTTGAGTTCTGGAGCCGCACCCTAGGGGGGGCCCGCCACGTGGTGGCCCCCATGGTGGACCAGAGCGAGCTGGCCTGGAGGCTGCTGAGCCGCCGCCACGGGGCCCAACTCTGCTACACCCCCATGCTGCATGCCCAGGTCTTCGTCCGCGATGCCAACTACCGGAAGGAGAACCTTTACTGTGAAGTGTGCCCTGAGGACCGGCCCCTCATTGTACAG TTCTGTGCCAATGATCCAGAAGTGTTTGTCCAGGCGGCTCTCCTGGCTCAGGATTATTGTGATGCTATCGACCTGAATTTGGGTTGCCCGCAAATGATAGCCAAGCGAG GTCACTATGGTGCCTTCCTACAGGAGGAGTGGGACCTGCTTCAGAGAATGA TTCTGCTAGCCCACGAGAAACTCTCTGTCCCTGTCACGTGCAAAATCCGTGTCTTCCCAGAGATTGATAAGACTGTGAGATATGCCCAGATGCTGGAGAAAGCTGGCTGCCAG TTGCTGACTGTGCACGGGCGCACCAAGGAGCAGAAGGGGCCTCTGTCAGGCACTGCATCCTGGGAGCATATCAAGGCTGTGCG GAAGGCAGTGGCCATCCCTGTGTTTGCCAACGGGAACATCCAGTGCCTGCGGGATGTGGAGCGCTGCATCCAGGACACAGGGGTACAGGGTGTCATGAGTGCAG AGGGCAACCTGCACAACCCCGCCCTGTTTGAGGGCCGCAGCCCTGCTGTTTGGGAGCTGGCCGAGGAGTACCTGGACATCGTGCGGCAGCACCCCTGCCCTCTGTCCTATGTCCGGGCCCATCTCTTCAAGCTGTGGCACCACAC GCTGCAGGTGCATCAGCAGCTTCGAGAAGAACTCGCCAAAGTGAAGACTTTGGAGGGCATCGCCGCAGTGAGCCAGGAGCTGAAGCTGCGGTGTCAG GAGGATATatccaggcagaaggagggagagaaacccTTGGGTGGCTTGCCTTTCTTCCACTGGATCTGCCAGCCCTACTTCCGGCCAGG gcccagggaggggagcaaGGAGAACGGAGGTGCCCGCAGCAAGcgggccctggaggaggaggagggcagcacGGATGTCCTGTCCAAGAACAAGCAGAAGAAGCAGCTGAGGAATCCTCACAAGACCTTTGATCCCTCCCTAAAGC cgAAATATGCAAAGTGTGATCAATGTGGAAACCCAAAG GGCAACCGATGTGTGTTTAACCTGTGCCGGGGCTGCTGCAAGAAGCGAGCTTTCAAAGAGACTGCTGACTGCCCAG GTCACGGATtgctttttaaaaccaaatttgAGAAGTCTCTGGCCTGGAAGGGGGCCCAGCCCCGGCTGCAAGAGCCTcagcaggcagggcctggggaacCAGGCAGCTTCCCCGAGGTCATGGGCAGTGCTCTGGCCTGA